In the Sulfurivermis fontis genome, TGGCGGCCAGCATGTCGAGGCCAGCGTACTGTTTGCGGACATCGCCGGGTTCACCGCCCTGTCCGAACAACTCACACCGCAGGAGATCAGCAGCCTGCTGAACGAATACTTCGGCGTCATCGCCCTGGCGGCACAGGCCTATCAGGGACATGTGGACAAATATATGGGCGACTGCGCCATGCTGGTGTTCGGCGTCCCGCAACCCGATGACCAACACAGCCTCAACGCCGTGTGTTGCGCGGTGCTGATCCAGCACCTCATCGGTGAGCTGAATCGCCGGCGCCAGGCCCGTGGCCACATACCGGTCGATTTCCACATCAGCTGCAATTCCGGCACCATGCTGGCCGGCAACATGGGCTCACGGGAACGCATGGAATATACCGTGGTCGGTGATGCGGTAAATCTCGCCTCACGCCTGTCCACGGTGGCAGAAGCCGGCCAGATCATCATCAGCAAAGAGATGTACAGTCTGCCGACCCTGAACGGCAGGATCATCGGCCACGAGCACAACACCATCCGCCTGCGCGGCAAGCAGCAACCGGTGGCCACCGTGGAGATCATCGATCTGATCGAGCCACTGCGCCATCAGATGGAACAGCACTATCACCACATCCTGCGCCAGCAACCCGAGCTGGCCTCTGCCTGATGCGTCGCCTGCTGCTCATCCTGTTCCTGCCGCCGCTGCTTGGCGGCTGCGCCTATCTCGTAAGCGTCAGCGGCGATGTGGACAGTCAGCTCGATCGGTGGGTACAGCAGCAGGAGTATGGCAAGGCTCTGAACGTGCTGAGTTACATCAAACCACAGCATCCAGACTACGCGCGCCTGATGAAAAAGCGCGACACCATTGCACGCCGTGCCGAACAATACGCGCGCGAAACGGCCAGCCAGAGCGCGGAGCTGGCCCGGCAGGGACACTGGCAACAGGCACTCGAACTCAGCGCCGCCGCACTAAAACGTCTACCCGAAAGCAGTGTATTGCAGAACAGCCACCAGCGCCTGTTGCAGCAGCAGGCGGCACGACTGGAGGAGATCGAACTGGAGTTACTGCAGGCACGTGCCGAAGGACTGCTGCACCTGCTGCCGGTGTACACCCGCCGTGTGACTGTTGACCCCTATTCCTGGCGTGCCCAGTATGATCTGCGCCAGCTGCGCAAGGAGGCCGCCGAGGTAAGCGGAGAGCTGACCCGGCGCGGCCGTCAGGCCCTGGAGCACAAGGACATGGATAGCGCCCGCCGTAGTCTGAACTTGGCCTTGCGTCTCAGTCCCGGTCCGGAAACCAAACAAGCCACCAAGGAGCTCCTGCGCCGCCTCGCCCCGCCGACACCGCCAACCGCAAAGATTGCCGACCAACCCGGTGGCGAAGAAGAGACGCAGGAGTTGCTGCAGCAATACCGCCAGGCCGCCAGTCAAAAGAACTGGCTCGAGGCCCAGCGTCTGCTGGCCCTGCTGGAGTTGCAGCCCACGCCACCGGAGGAGCTGCCGCAGTTGCGCAGCGAGCTCAATGCCGAGGTGGCCGAGGTGGTGAACCGCCATACTGAACAGGGCATCCTCCTTTATAGCCGCGGCAAATATGAACAGGCCCTGGCCACCTGGCGCCAGGCACAGCAGCTGGACCCGGCCAATGAGCGGGTTGCCGCGCACATCGAACGCGCCGAACGGGTTTTGGAGAAATTGCGCGCACTGCAGGAAAAGCGCAGCGGCGAATAAGGACTTATGACGGCGGCATCAGCTGTGCACGCAGACTATCTTCCGCCTGCTGCACCAGGCCATCGAATTCATCCGCCGACTCGGCGACATTCTGCGTCGAGATACCCGCCTTGAACAGGATGGACGCCTTGCGCTCGCCGACCTTCAGTTCAAAAGTGGCGAGGCGACTGCGCAACCGGGCCCACACCTGCACCGTCGCCTGCGGATCGGCCCCCAGCAACAGCAACGCAAACTGGCCGGTGGAAAAACTCGCCGCAAGATCCTCCGTACGAATACTGTCGCGCAGCACCTTGGCCACCACAGCCAGCATCTTCACCACCAGCGGTACACCAAATTCCCGCTTCAGCTCCTCCAGGTTGGCAACCGCGATACGCGCCACGCTGATCTTGAATCCCTGCCGACGCGCCAGGGCCAGATGCTTTTTGCCCTGCTCCAGAAAATAGTACCGGCTCATCAGACCGGTCAGCTTGTCGATGGGGGCCTGCTGCTCGAGCCTGGTTACGGTCTTGCGCAGACTGGCATACCCGCGTGCGCGTGACACCAGTTCGGAAGAATGAAACGGCTTGTTGATGAAATCGGTCGCACCAAGGGCGAGCAGACGCTCCCGTGCCTCTTCCTCATCCTCCTTGCCGGTGACGATGATGACCGGCAATTCGCGGATGGCCGGGTTCTCGCTGGCACGAATGCGCTCCAATAACGCATAGCCATCCAGGCGCGGCATGGACAGATCCGTGAACAGCAGGGTGAAATCATCGGTCCGCTCCAGCACCTCCCATGCTTGCTGGCCGTCCTCGCACAGCACCAACTCGAACTGTTCACCCAAATAACGGGAAAAACTGGCGCGAATCAGGCGTGAATCATCGGCCGCCAGGATCTTCGCCTTGCCCTGCCCGTCATCGCTCATCAGGCCCTCCGTCCATTTCCCGATCCATCTGCCGAACCTACTACGCCTTCTCCCCCACCATCATCGCATCCACCCGCTGGAAACCGCGCGGCAGTTTGTTGCCGCGCCGGCCGCGCTCGCCGCGATAGTGCTCCAGATCGGCGGCCTTGAGGGTGATGTGGCGTTTACCGGCGAACAGTGTCACCGCACCGTCCACCGGGATCACCGCCGTGGCCACCACATATTCCTCGCGCATGGCCGCCTTGTTGGCCGGGATACCGATGATCTTGTTGCCCTTGCCGCGCGGCATCTGCGGCAGTTCGTTGAGCGGGAACACCAACAGGCGGCCGTCGTTGGTGGCGGCAGCCACGAGATCGGTATCGTAGTTACCCACCTTCTGCGGCGGCAACACCCGGGCGCCGCTGGGCAGGTTGAGCACGTTCTTACCGGCCTTGTTGCGCGCGTGCAGATCGGACAGTTTGGCGACGAAGCCATAACCGGCGTCGGAGGCAAGCAGCACCAGTTCGTCATCCTCGCCCATCAACACGCTTTCGAAGGTCGCCCCGGCGATGGGGTTGATGCGGCCCGACAAGGGTTCGCCCTGACCGCGCGCCGAGGGCAGCGTATGGGCGGGCAGCGAATAGCTGCGGCCGGTGGAGTCGATGAAGGTGGCGAGTTGATTGCTCTTGCCGCGTGCGGCGTCCTTGTAGCCATCGCCGGCCTTGTAGCTGAGTCCGGTGGGGTCGAGGTCGTGCCCCTTGCCAGCGCGTACCCAGCCCTTCTCCGACAGCACCACGGTGACCGGCTCGACGCCGACCAGTGCGGTTTCGTCCAGTGCTTGGGCCGCGGCGCGCTCCACCAGCGGCGAACGGCGTTCATCGCCGTAGCTCTCGGCATCGGCGATGAGTTCCTTCTTCACCAGGGTCTTCAGGCGCGCCTCGGAGGAGAGGGTCTTCTGCAGGGCATCACGCTCCTGAGCCAGTTCGTCCTGCTCACCGCGGATCTTCATCTCCTCCAGCTTGGCCAGGTGACGCAACTTGAGTTCGAGGATCGCCTCGGCCTGTTCGTCGGACAGGCCGAAACGTGCCATCAGTACCGGCTTGGGCTCGTCCTCGGTGCGGATGATGTGGATCACTTCGTCGATGTTGAGGAAGGCGATGAGCAGGCCGTCGAGGATGTGCAGGCGGCGTTGTACCTTGTCCAGGCGGTGCTCCAGACGGCGGCGCACGGTACGGATGCGGAACTCCAGCCACTCGGTCAGCATCTCGCGCAGGTTCTTCACCCGCGGCCGGCCATCGAGGCCGAGCACGTTCATGTTGACGCGGTAGCTGCGCTCCAGATCGGTGGTGGCGAACAGGTGGTTCATCAGTTCATCGACATCAATGCGGTTGGAACGCGGCACGATCACCAGCCGCGTGGGGTTCTCGTGATCGGACTCGTCACGCAAGTCTTCGACCATCGGCAGCTTCTTCTGCTGCATCTGCTGGGCGATCTGCTCCAGCACCTTGGCGCCGGACACCTGATAGGGCAGCGCGGTAATGACGATGTCGCCCTCGTCGCGCTCCCAGCGGGCGCGCATGCGCACGCTGCCGCCGCCCGTCTGATACATCTTCAGCAGTTCGGCGCGCGGGGTGATGATCTCCGCGTCGGTGGGATAGTCCGGCCCCTGTATGTGCTCGCACAGCTGTTCGATGGTGGCCCTGGGCTCTTCCAGCAGACGCACGCAGGCACTCACCACCTCGCGCAGGTTGTGCGGTGGAATATCGGTGGCCATGCCCACGGCGATGCCGGTGGTGCCGTTGAGCAGCACATGGGGCACGCGCGAAGGCAGCAGCGCCGGTTCTTCCAGCGTGCCGTCGAAGTTGGGCACCCAGTCCACCGTACCTTGCTCCACCTCGGTAAGCAGCAGGTCGGAGAACCTCGCCAGGCGCGACTCGGTGTAACGCATGGCGGCGAAGGACTTCGGATCGTCGGGTGAGCCCCAGTTGCCCTGGCCGTCGATGAGCGGATAGCGGTAGCTGAACGGCTGCGCCATCAGCACCATCGCCTCGTAGCAGGCGGAGTCGCCGTGGGGGTGGAACTTGCCCAGCACGTCACCGACGGTGCGCGCCGACTTCTTGTACTTGGCGCCGGCCTTCAGGCCCAGCTCGCTCATGGCGTAGACGATGCGGCGCTGCACCGGCTTGAGGCCATCGCCGATATGCGGCAGGGCGCGATCCATGATCACGTACATGGAGTAGTCCAGGTACGCCTTCTCGGTGAAGGCCTTGAGCGGCAGACGCTCGACGCCTTCGTAATTCATCTCGGTGGTTTCAGCCATGACGTTCGCTCAGTGTTCTCATTGCGCCAGTTGCAGCAGGAGGGCGGCGATGCCCTCTTCCGCCGCGCCCAGATACGGCGCGATGGTGATCCGCACCTGCGGGTGCTCGGCCTGCTTGGGCTGCACCTGCGCGGGGATGTCGGTCGCCACGTGGCGCCCCTGTGACAGGAAATAGGGCAACACCACCACTTCCTGCGCGCCGCGCTCGACGCAGCATTGAATGGCGCCGGGGATGCTCGGCTCGGCCAGTTCGAGAAAGGCCGCGGTGACGTCGGCATAGCGGTTGCCGGCCAGTTCCTTCAGGCGCGCGGCGATCTGGCGCACCTCCTCGTTGGAGGCCGCGCGGCGGCTGCCGTGGGCGACCAGTACCAGATGCTTCATCCTCACACCTCCGCCAGGTCGCCCTTCTGCTCCAGCCAGCTCTTGCGCTCGCCGGCGCGCTTCTTGGCCAGCAGCATGTCGAGCAACTGGTTGGTGTCGTCGCCCGACTCGATGGTGAGCTGCACCAGGCGGCGCGTGTCCGGCGCCAGGGTGGTCTCGCGCAGTTGCAGCGGGTTCATCTCGCCGAGGCCCTTGAAGCGGGTGACGCTGACCTTGCCGCGCTTGCCCTCGGCGGCGATGCGATCGAGCACGCCCTGCTTCTCCGCCTCATCGAGGGCATAATACACGTCCTTGCCGATGTCGATACGGTACAGCGGCGGCATCGCCACATACACATGGCCGTTGGCCACCAGCGGGCGGAAGTGACGCACGAACAGCGCGCACAACAGGGTGGCGATATGAGCGCCGTCGGAGTCGGCATCGGCCAGGATGCACACCTTGCCGTAGCGCAGGCCTTCCAGGTTGTCGGAGCCGGGATCGACACCGATGGCCACGGCGATGTCGTGCACCTCCTGCGAACCGAGCACCTCGGCCGGGTCCACCTCCCAGGTGTTCAGGATCTTGCCGCGCAGCGGCATGATGGCCTGGAAATCCTTGTCGCGCGCCTGCTTGGCGGAACCACCGGCGGAATCGCCCTCCACCAGGAACAGTTCGCTGCGTGCCGGGTCCTGGCTGGTGCAGTCGGCCAGCTTGCCGGGCAGGGCCGGGCCCTGGGTCACCTTCTTGCGCGCCACCTTCTTG is a window encoding:
- a CDS encoding sirohydrochlorin chelatase, whose translation is MKHLVLVAHGSRRAASNEEVRQIAARLKELAGNRYADVTAAFLELAEPSIPGAIQCCVERGAQEVVVLPYFLSQGRHVATDIPAQVQPKQAEHPQVRITIAPYLGAAEEGIAALLLQLAQ
- a CDS encoding response regulator, producing the protein MSDDGQGKAKILAADDSRLIRASFSRYLGEQFELVLCEDGQQAWEVLERTDDFTLLFTDLSMPRLDGYALLERIRASENPAIRELPVIIVTGKEDEEEARERLLALGATDFINKPFHSSELVSRARGYASLRKTVTRLEQQAPIDKLTGLMSRYYFLEQGKKHLALARRQGFKISVARIAVANLEELKREFGVPLVVKMLAVVAKVLRDSIRTEDLAASFSTGQFALLLLGADPQATVQVWARLRSRLATFELKVGERKASILFKAGISTQNVAESADEFDGLVQQAEDSLRAQLMPPS
- the parC gene encoding DNA topoisomerase IV subunit A, whose product is MAETTEMNYEGVERLPLKAFTEKAYLDYSMYVIMDRALPHIGDGLKPVQRRIVYAMSELGLKAGAKYKKSARTVGDVLGKFHPHGDSACYEAMVLMAQPFSYRYPLIDGQGNWGSPDDPKSFAAMRYTESRLARFSDLLLTEVEQGTVDWVPNFDGTLEEPALLPSRVPHVLLNGTTGIAVGMATDIPPHNLREVVSACVRLLEEPRATIEQLCEHIQGPDYPTDAEIITPRAELLKMYQTGGGSVRMRARWERDEGDIVITALPYQVSGAKVLEQIAQQMQQKKLPMVEDLRDESDHENPTRLVIVPRSNRIDVDELMNHLFATTDLERSYRVNMNVLGLDGRPRVKNLREMLTEWLEFRIRTVRRRLEHRLDKVQRRLHILDGLLIAFLNIDEVIHIIRTEDEPKPVLMARFGLSDEQAEAILELKLRHLAKLEEMKIRGEQDELAQERDALQKTLSSEARLKTLVKKELIADAESYGDERRSPLVERAAAQALDETALVGVEPVTVVLSEKGWVRAGKGHDLDPTGLSYKAGDGYKDAARGKSNQLATFIDSTGRSYSLPAHTLPSARGQGEPLSGRINPIAGATFESVLMGEDDELVLLASDAGYGFVAKLSDLHARNKAGKNVLNLPSGARVLPPQKVGNYDTDLVAAATNDGRLLVFPLNELPQMPRGKGNKIIGIPANKAAMREEYVVATAVIPVDGAVTLFAGKRHITLKAADLEHYRGERGRRGNKLPRGFQRVDAMMVGEKA